The Triticum aestivum cultivar Chinese Spring chromosome 7B, IWGSC CS RefSeq v2.1, whole genome shotgun sequence genome window below encodes:
- the LOC123156141 gene encoding putative 1-phosphatidylinositol-3-phosphate 5-kinase FAB1D isoform X2, producing the protein MCPDMNPRREVVSEVLDDNLTSHSLHNADHLGQNGTRNPSKSSSNNLSTDDNFFSDTSLHKHEDVSSDPSASSVDDRSVRSGDDSDGAESTNGKINNTDLPGFENDSIWIPPEAADKGDETDSVARNIAYDDDDDDYGDGIKWGQSSFPAPGEEHEDSPNPRDERENAMLGAMNGQLKILVSRFLASAGIPFGKGESTESWLDIVTSLSWEAALLIKPDAKIGNEMDPGSYIKVKCVASGTRWQSEVIKGLVFKKNTAHKHMPTNCHNPRLLLLKGVLGHSDVGLSSFNSMDQEKGQLERTISKVMEICSPNVIMVEKTVSRDIQELLLKEGCTLILDMKLSRLQRIARCTGSPIISFPEVLDQPKLKQCDYFHTEKFIEEHNIASEGGKRLSKTLMFLEGFPRPLGCTILLRGANTEELKKVKQVMHYTVFAAYHLILETSFFEDQRVFLNDKNTSQDTMMGPPAIDYDTSVLGGAIPPSHDDSPALRLYHATCNIYADGKKALSYTDVDDPILVTDSSLDELREGANIPYSSTPLLHTGRLPSPVSGPLPEFTGKLLQETADNQIEGRVESRNEIVSNGFHVGSKVEESAVSSENLDHTEDILRQEKTQDVTEASSHMCDKHEESPIVAEDGEHHGATIISKESISNKDQADDALDSHSILVLTSSQCIKKQVISDDQSSLSRMNYYGNSDDQSRLSRINYYGNSDVSLGRYLQDILQNKKPSCSSCEAHVYSYTHQNGNLTVRTKHLVSQHSLPGESEGKIWMWTRCLRCEHELGVSKSTPRVVISSEARNLSFGKFLELSFSSHSAARRLSICGHLVNRDCLRFFGLGSTVAMFRYSSVQIYTTCKPQPTLHFENPSRQNWFEEERRHVFARGMALFSEVASLLQHLKNQYHGMTTANFCTFLPVTDFSELEDLLMKDKADFEDSLAKTTNQNGRSSSSVHELLNINWSYQDILLELYAWDRRLHELIKCLSAGQGNVANGKDPINTVDKINETSYEIDKQISGLTCDRTMKAGGAAGTTECKSNKICVDHYESSENAAPMLDDSQGVGNSENSELSCNGGSKDEGSLIGTSQVEVDSMTQIQKMPSSDVSRDIKPQGNGMLVHPVSMEQEQHSSTLRKFRSSDWDERERWIWSSFHESQLAYRKNIQIGSLDKFELVNRYSPSHLSPLFEKHEEVDSPHFTVGPGGNILCVLEHEVSSIIACALAISEERRQDTTVVNEAEDARREHTKTMEKSYSFLSESSIGSSPWSSIDSEASISSSILSYSSGDLSGYDTSPLLSLVHPEIPVNGKVSLRGKYSVTSIYANQFYILRRKCCPSELAYITSLSRCKKWDAQGGKSKALFAKTLDDRFIIKQIKKTEFESFIKFAPDYFKHVYHSLDTGSQTCLAKILGIYQVKQIRHGKEIKMDLMVMENLMFGHNVSRIYDLKGAMFSRHITNSNDPDTVYLDQNFVEDMNVSPIYIGGRTKHLLQRAIWNDTSFLTSVNVMDYSLLVGVDKQKNELVFGIIDYLRQYTWDKQLETWAKSSLVPKNVLPTVISPKDYKKRFRKFMGKYFLAVPDTWSPENSSGPYKSFGHSNNKLAEAHNGDNLLQHPTEADARI; encoded by the exons ATGTGCCCGGACATGAATCCGCGAAG GGAGGTTGTATCAGAGGTTTTAGATGATAATCTTACCTCTCACAGCCTGCATAATGCTGATCATCTGGGACAGAATGGGACCAGGAATCCTTCCAAGTCTAGTAGCAATAATCTGTCCACAGACGACAATTTCTTCTCTGACACTTCATTGCACAAACATGAAGATGTGAGCAGTGATCCATCTGCCTCCTCTGTTGATGACCGCTCGGTTAGGTCTGGTGATGATTCTGATGGGGCTGAAAGTACCAATGGTAAAATCAACAATACAGACCTACCAGGTTTTGAAAATGATAGCATCTGGATACCGCCTGAAGCAGCAGATAAGGGAGATGAGACTGATAGTGTTGCCAGAAACATTGCttatgacgacgatgatgatgattatggtgatggaATAAAGTGGGGCCAGTCAAGTTTCCCAGCCCCTGGCGAGGAACACGAGGACAGCCCCAATCCTAGGGACGAACGAGAAAATGCAATGCTGGGAGCTATGAATGGGCAGCTCAAGATACTTGTCAGTCGGTTTCTGGCCTCTGCTGGTATCCCCTTCGGAAAAGGAGAGAGTACTGAGAGTTGGCTTGATATTGTGACCTCCCTGTCATGGGAAGCTGCACTTCTTATTAAACCTGATGCAAAAATCGGAAATGAAATGGACCCTGGATCTTACATCAAGGTCAAATGTGTAGCATCTGGTACTCGTTGGCAAAG TGAGGTGATAAAGGGGTTAGTCTTCAAAAAGAACACTGCTCATAAGCACATGCCAACCAATTGTCACAATCCTAGGTTGCTTCTACTGAAAGGAGTACTTGGCCATTCTGATGTTGGTTTATCGTCGTTTAATTCAATGGATCAG GAAAAAGGCCAACTGGAGAGGACTATAAGTAAAGTGATGGAAATATGCAGTCCCAATGTTATAATGGTTGAGAAAACAGTTTCACGAGACATACAGGAGCTTCTACTAAAAGAAGGTTGTACACTGATTCTTGATATGAAGCTCAGCCGGTTGCAAAGAATTGCACGCTGCACAGGTTCTCCCATAATATCATTTCCAGAAGTTTTGGATCAACCGAAGCTGAAGCAGTGTGACTACTTCCATACTGAAAAATTCATTGAAGAGCATAACATTGCTAGTGAAGGTGGGAAGAGACTATCTAAAACATTAATGTTCTTGGAAGGTTTTCCCAGGCCATTGGGTTGCACG ATATTGCTACGGGGAGCAAACACCGAAGAATTGAAGAAAGTCAAGCAGGTCATGCACTACACGGTCTTTGCAGCATACCACTTGATCCTTGAAACGTCTTTCTTTGAAGATCAGCGGGTATTCTTAAATGATAAAAATACTTCACAAGATACTATGATGGGTCCACCAGCAATTGATTATGATACTTCTGTTCTGGGTGGTGCTATCCCTCCTTCACATGATGATTCTCCAGCACTTCGATTATACCACGCCACTTGTAATATCTATGCTGATGGGAAGAAAGCTCTCAGTTATACAGATGTAGATGACCCAATTTTAGTCACAGACAGCTCTTTGGATGAACTGAGAGAAGGTGCAAATATCCCGTATAGCTCAACACCGCTCCTTCATACCGGACGGTTACCATCACCAGTTTCAGGACCATTACCAGAATTTACTGGCAAGTTATTGCAAGAGACAGCTGATAATCAAATAGAAGGCAGAGTTGAATCCAGGAACGAAATCGTTAGTAATGGATTTCATGTTGGGTCAAAGGTGGAAGAGTCTGCTGTTTCCAGTGAAAATTTGGATCACACAGAAGATATCTTGAGACAAGAAAAGACTCAGGATGTAACCGAAGCAAGTTCTCATATGTGTGACAAACATGAGGAATCGCCCATCGTGGCAGAAGATGGGGAACATCACGGCGCCACTATTATTAGTAAAGAGAGCATTTCTAACAAAGATCAAGCCGATGATGCACTTGATTCTCATAGTATACTGGTTTTGACGTCTAGCCAATGCATCAAAAAGCAGGTTATATCTGATGACCAGAGTAGCCTGTCCCGTATGAACTACTATGGGAACTCTGATGACCAGAGCCGCCTGTCCCGTATAAACTACTACGGGAACTCTGATGTGTCCTTAGGACGATACTTGCAAGACATTTTGCAGAATAAG AAACCAAGTTGTTCCTCTTGTGAGGCTCACGTATACTCTTATACTCATCAAAATGGAAATTTGACTGTTCGAACGAAGCATCTAGTGTCTCAACATAGTTTACCTGGTGAATCAGAAGGAAAAATCTGGATGTGGACCAGATGCCTGAGGTGTGAACATGAACTCGGGGTATCTAAATCGACCCCAAGAGTGGTAATATCATCTGAAGCGCGGAATCTCTCTTTTGGGAAATTTCTGGAACTCAGTTTTTCAAGCCACTCTGCAGCGAGAAGGTTATCCATATGTGGTCATTTGGTGAACAGGGACTGCCTGCGCTTTTTTGG ATTGGGCTCCACTGTTGCAATGTTCCGTTACTCATCGGTTCAAATTTACACTACCTGCAAACCACAACCCACCCTCCACTTCGAAAACCCCAGCAGACAGAACTGGTTTGAAGAAGAAAGGAGACAT GTTTTTGCTAGAGGTATGGCGCTTTTCTCCGAGGTAGCAAGCTTGCTTCAACACTTGAAGAATCAATATCATGGCATGACTACAGCCAACTTTTGCACATTTCTACCTGTAACGGACTTTTCTGAACTCGAAGATTTGTTAATGAAAGACAAGGCCGATTTTGAG GATTCACTTGCAAAGACTACCAATCAAAATGGGAGATCATCCTCATCTGTACATGAACTTCTTAATATAAATTGGTCTTATCAGGATATACTACTTGAACTTTATGCATGGGACCGTCGGCTCCATGAACTTATTAAGTGTTTATCTGCTGGACAAGGAAATGTTGCTAACGGCAAGGATCCTATAAACACTGTTGATAAGATCAATGAGACCAGCTATGAGATTGACAAGCAAATCAGCGGATTGACGTGTGATAGAACTATGAAAGCTGGTGGGGCAGCTGGTACCACTGAGTGCAAAAGTAACAAAATTTGCGTTGACCATTATGAATCAAGTGAGAATGCAGCACCCATGCTCGATGATAGTCAGGGAGTTGGGAACTCTGAAAACTCTGAACTTTCTTGTAATGGAGGTAGTAAAGATGAAGGATCTCTCATTGgcactagtcaagtagaggtagaCAGCATGACACAAATCCAAAAAATGCCTTCTTCTGACGTTTCAAGGGATATAAAGCCACAGGGTAATGGGATGCTGGTGCATCCAGTTTCCATGGAGCAGGAGCAGCATTCAAGCACTCTCCGGAAGTTCAGAAGTTCTGATTGGGATGAGAGAGAAAGATGGATTTGGAGTTCATTTCATGAGTCTCAACTGGCTTACAGGAAGAACATTCAAATAGGAAGTTTGGACAAATTTGAACTTGTTAACCGTTATTCTCCATCTCATCTATCTCCCCTGTTTGAAAAACATGAAGAGGTAGACTCTCCTCATTTCACAGTTGGCCCGGGTGGTAATATTCTGTGTGTATTGGAGCATGAGGTTTCTAGCATAATAGCTTGTGCTCTTGCCATATCTGAGGAGCGTCGGCAGGATACCACAGTCGTGAATGAGGCGGAGGATGCCAGGAGGGAGCATACTAAAACAATGGAGAAATCTTATAGCTTTCTATCTGAAAGTTCTATTGGCTCATCACCATGGTCATCTATAGATTCTGAAGCAAGCATTTCATCTTCTATTTTGTCATATTCATCTGGCGACCTTTCTGGTTATGATACATCGCCTTTATTATCCTTGGTGCATCCAGAAATCCCTGTGAACGGAAAAGTATCTCTCAGAGGCAAATATTCAGTTACTAGTATATATGCTAATCAATTCTACATCCTTCGAAGAAAGTGCTGCCCATCTGAGCTTGCATATATTACTTCATTAAGCCGATGTAAGAAGTGGGATGCTCAAGGTGGAAAGAGTAAAGCTTTATTTGCGAAGACATTGGATGACAGGTTCATTATAAAGCAAATCAAGAAGACAGAATTTGAATCCTTCATAAAATTTGCCCCTGATTACTTCAAGCATGTTTACCATTCCTTAGACACTGGAAGCCAAACTTGCCTTGCCAAAATATTAGGAATCTATCAG GTTAAGCAGATAAGGCATGGCAAAGAGATAAAGATGGATCTGATGGTGATGGAAAATCTTATGTTTGGGCACAACGTTTCACGGATTTATGATCTTAAAGGTGCTATGTTTTCACGACACATCACCAACTCAAATGACCCTGACACTGTTTACTTGGATCAGAACTTTGTGGAGGACATGAATGTATCTCCAATCTATATTGGTGGAAGAACAAAACATCTCTTGCAGCGCGCAATCTGGAATGACACATCTTTTCTGACT TCGGTTAACGTTATGGACTATTCTCTGCTCGTTGGAGTGGACAAACAAAAGAATGAACTTGTGTTTGGCATTATTGATTATTTGAGGCAATATACTTGGGACAAGCAACTGGAGACATGGGCGAAGTCTTCTTTGGTACCGAAGAATGTTTTACCAACTGTAATTTCTCCCAAGGATTACAAGAAAAGGTTTAGAAAGTTCATGGGCAAGTACTTTCTAGCAGTTCCAGATACTTGGAGTCCTGAGAATTCTTCTGGGCCATACAAATCCTTTGGTCACAGCAATAACAAGTTGGCAGAAGCCCACAATGGCGATAACCTGCTTCAGCATCCAACTGAGGCTGATGCAAGAATCTAG
- the LOC123156141 gene encoding putative 1-phosphatidylinositol-3-phosphate 5-kinase FAB1D isoform X1, producing MCPDMNPRREVVSEVLDDNLTSHSLHNADHLGQNGTRNPSKSSSNNLSTDDNFFSDTSLHKHEDVSSDPSASSVDDRSVRSGDDSDGAESTNGKINNTDLPGFENDSIWIPPEAADKGDETDSVARNIAYDDDDDDYGDGIKWGQSSFPAPGEEHEDSPNPRDERENAMLGAMNGQLKILVSRFLASAGIPFGKGESTESWLDIVTSLSWEAALLIKPDAKIGNEMDPGSYIKVKCVASGTRWQSEVIKGLVFKKNTAHKHMPTNCHNPRLLLLKGVLGHSDVGLSSFNSMDQEKGQLERTISKVMEICSPNVIMVEKTVSRDIQELLLKEGCTLILDMKLSRLQRIARCTGSPIISFPEVLDQPKLKQCDYFHTEKFIEEHNIASEGGKRLSKTLMFLEGFPRPLGCTILLRGANTEELKKVKQVMHYTVFAAYHLILETSFFEDQRVFLNDKNTSQDTMMGPPAIDYDTSVLGGAIPPSHDDSPALRLYHATCNIYADGKKALSYTDVDDPILVTDSSLDELREGANIPYSSTPLLHTGRLPSPVSGPLPEFTGKLLQETADNQIEGRVESRNEIVSNGFHVGSKVEESAVSSENLDHTEDILRQEKTQDVTEASSHMCDKHEESPIVAEDGEHHGATIISKESISNKDQADDALDSHSILVLTSSQCIKKQVISDDQSSLSRMNYYGNSDDQSRLSRINYYGNSDVSLGRYLQDILQNKQKPSCSSCEAHVYSYTHQNGNLTVRTKHLVSQHSLPGESEGKIWMWTRCLRCEHELGVSKSTPRVVISSEARNLSFGKFLELSFSSHSAARRLSICGHLVNRDCLRFFGLGSTVAMFRYSSVQIYTTCKPQPTLHFENPSRQNWFEEERRHVFARGMALFSEVASLLQHLKNQYHGMTTANFCTFLPVTDFSELEDLLMKDKADFEDSLAKTTNQNGRSSSSVHELLNINWSYQDILLELYAWDRRLHELIKCLSAGQGNVANGKDPINTVDKINETSYEIDKQISGLTCDRTMKAGGAAGTTECKSNKICVDHYESSENAAPMLDDSQGVGNSENSELSCNGGSKDEGSLIGTSQVEVDSMTQIQKMPSSDVSRDIKPQGNGMLVHPVSMEQEQHSSTLRKFRSSDWDERERWIWSSFHESQLAYRKNIQIGSLDKFELVNRYSPSHLSPLFEKHEEVDSPHFTVGPGGNILCVLEHEVSSIIACALAISEERRQDTTVVNEAEDARREHTKTMEKSYSFLSESSIGSSPWSSIDSEASISSSILSYSSGDLSGYDTSPLLSLVHPEIPVNGKVSLRGKYSVTSIYANQFYILRRKCCPSELAYITSLSRCKKWDAQGGKSKALFAKTLDDRFIIKQIKKTEFESFIKFAPDYFKHVYHSLDTGSQTCLAKILGIYQVKQIRHGKEIKMDLMVMENLMFGHNVSRIYDLKGAMFSRHITNSNDPDTVYLDQNFVEDMNVSPIYIGGRTKHLLQRAIWNDTSFLTSVNVMDYSLLVGVDKQKNELVFGIIDYLRQYTWDKQLETWAKSSLVPKNVLPTVISPKDYKKRFRKFMGKYFLAVPDTWSPENSSGPYKSFGHSNNKLAEAHNGDNLLQHPTEADARI from the exons ATGTGCCCGGACATGAATCCGCGAAG GGAGGTTGTATCAGAGGTTTTAGATGATAATCTTACCTCTCACAGCCTGCATAATGCTGATCATCTGGGACAGAATGGGACCAGGAATCCTTCCAAGTCTAGTAGCAATAATCTGTCCACAGACGACAATTTCTTCTCTGACACTTCATTGCACAAACATGAAGATGTGAGCAGTGATCCATCTGCCTCCTCTGTTGATGACCGCTCGGTTAGGTCTGGTGATGATTCTGATGGGGCTGAAAGTACCAATGGTAAAATCAACAATACAGACCTACCAGGTTTTGAAAATGATAGCATCTGGATACCGCCTGAAGCAGCAGATAAGGGAGATGAGACTGATAGTGTTGCCAGAAACATTGCttatgacgacgatgatgatgattatggtgatggaATAAAGTGGGGCCAGTCAAGTTTCCCAGCCCCTGGCGAGGAACACGAGGACAGCCCCAATCCTAGGGACGAACGAGAAAATGCAATGCTGGGAGCTATGAATGGGCAGCTCAAGATACTTGTCAGTCGGTTTCTGGCCTCTGCTGGTATCCCCTTCGGAAAAGGAGAGAGTACTGAGAGTTGGCTTGATATTGTGACCTCCCTGTCATGGGAAGCTGCACTTCTTATTAAACCTGATGCAAAAATCGGAAATGAAATGGACCCTGGATCTTACATCAAGGTCAAATGTGTAGCATCTGGTACTCGTTGGCAAAG TGAGGTGATAAAGGGGTTAGTCTTCAAAAAGAACACTGCTCATAAGCACATGCCAACCAATTGTCACAATCCTAGGTTGCTTCTACTGAAAGGAGTACTTGGCCATTCTGATGTTGGTTTATCGTCGTTTAATTCAATGGATCAG GAAAAAGGCCAACTGGAGAGGACTATAAGTAAAGTGATGGAAATATGCAGTCCCAATGTTATAATGGTTGAGAAAACAGTTTCACGAGACATACAGGAGCTTCTACTAAAAGAAGGTTGTACACTGATTCTTGATATGAAGCTCAGCCGGTTGCAAAGAATTGCACGCTGCACAGGTTCTCCCATAATATCATTTCCAGAAGTTTTGGATCAACCGAAGCTGAAGCAGTGTGACTACTTCCATACTGAAAAATTCATTGAAGAGCATAACATTGCTAGTGAAGGTGGGAAGAGACTATCTAAAACATTAATGTTCTTGGAAGGTTTTCCCAGGCCATTGGGTTGCACG ATATTGCTACGGGGAGCAAACACCGAAGAATTGAAGAAAGTCAAGCAGGTCATGCACTACACGGTCTTTGCAGCATACCACTTGATCCTTGAAACGTCTTTCTTTGAAGATCAGCGGGTATTCTTAAATGATAAAAATACTTCACAAGATACTATGATGGGTCCACCAGCAATTGATTATGATACTTCTGTTCTGGGTGGTGCTATCCCTCCTTCACATGATGATTCTCCAGCACTTCGATTATACCACGCCACTTGTAATATCTATGCTGATGGGAAGAAAGCTCTCAGTTATACAGATGTAGATGACCCAATTTTAGTCACAGACAGCTCTTTGGATGAACTGAGAGAAGGTGCAAATATCCCGTATAGCTCAACACCGCTCCTTCATACCGGACGGTTACCATCACCAGTTTCAGGACCATTACCAGAATTTACTGGCAAGTTATTGCAAGAGACAGCTGATAATCAAATAGAAGGCAGAGTTGAATCCAGGAACGAAATCGTTAGTAATGGATTTCATGTTGGGTCAAAGGTGGAAGAGTCTGCTGTTTCCAGTGAAAATTTGGATCACACAGAAGATATCTTGAGACAAGAAAAGACTCAGGATGTAACCGAAGCAAGTTCTCATATGTGTGACAAACATGAGGAATCGCCCATCGTGGCAGAAGATGGGGAACATCACGGCGCCACTATTATTAGTAAAGAGAGCATTTCTAACAAAGATCAAGCCGATGATGCACTTGATTCTCATAGTATACTGGTTTTGACGTCTAGCCAATGCATCAAAAAGCAGGTTATATCTGATGACCAGAGTAGCCTGTCCCGTATGAACTACTATGGGAACTCTGATGACCAGAGCCGCCTGTCCCGTATAAACTACTACGGGAACTCTGATGTGTCCTTAGGACGATACTTGCAAGACATTTTGCAGAATAAG CAGAAACCAAGTTGTTCCTCTTGTGAGGCTCACGTATACTCTTATACTCATCAAAATGGAAATTTGACTGTTCGAACGAAGCATCTAGTGTCTCAACATAGTTTACCTGGTGAATCAGAAGGAAAAATCTGGATGTGGACCAGATGCCTGAGGTGTGAACATGAACTCGGGGTATCTAAATCGACCCCAAGAGTGGTAATATCATCTGAAGCGCGGAATCTCTCTTTTGGGAAATTTCTGGAACTCAGTTTTTCAAGCCACTCTGCAGCGAGAAGGTTATCCATATGTGGTCATTTGGTGAACAGGGACTGCCTGCGCTTTTTTGG ATTGGGCTCCACTGTTGCAATGTTCCGTTACTCATCGGTTCAAATTTACACTACCTGCAAACCACAACCCACCCTCCACTTCGAAAACCCCAGCAGACAGAACTGGTTTGAAGAAGAAAGGAGACAT GTTTTTGCTAGAGGTATGGCGCTTTTCTCCGAGGTAGCAAGCTTGCTTCAACACTTGAAGAATCAATATCATGGCATGACTACAGCCAACTTTTGCACATTTCTACCTGTAACGGACTTTTCTGAACTCGAAGATTTGTTAATGAAAGACAAGGCCGATTTTGAG GATTCACTTGCAAAGACTACCAATCAAAATGGGAGATCATCCTCATCTGTACATGAACTTCTTAATATAAATTGGTCTTATCAGGATATACTACTTGAACTTTATGCATGGGACCGTCGGCTCCATGAACTTATTAAGTGTTTATCTGCTGGACAAGGAAATGTTGCTAACGGCAAGGATCCTATAAACACTGTTGATAAGATCAATGAGACCAGCTATGAGATTGACAAGCAAATCAGCGGATTGACGTGTGATAGAACTATGAAAGCTGGTGGGGCAGCTGGTACCACTGAGTGCAAAAGTAACAAAATTTGCGTTGACCATTATGAATCAAGTGAGAATGCAGCACCCATGCTCGATGATAGTCAGGGAGTTGGGAACTCTGAAAACTCTGAACTTTCTTGTAATGGAGGTAGTAAAGATGAAGGATCTCTCATTGgcactagtcaagtagaggtagaCAGCATGACACAAATCCAAAAAATGCCTTCTTCTGACGTTTCAAGGGATATAAAGCCACAGGGTAATGGGATGCTGGTGCATCCAGTTTCCATGGAGCAGGAGCAGCATTCAAGCACTCTCCGGAAGTTCAGAAGTTCTGATTGGGATGAGAGAGAAAGATGGATTTGGAGTTCATTTCATGAGTCTCAACTGGCTTACAGGAAGAACATTCAAATAGGAAGTTTGGACAAATTTGAACTTGTTAACCGTTATTCTCCATCTCATCTATCTCCCCTGTTTGAAAAACATGAAGAGGTAGACTCTCCTCATTTCACAGTTGGCCCGGGTGGTAATATTCTGTGTGTATTGGAGCATGAGGTTTCTAGCATAATAGCTTGTGCTCTTGCCATATCTGAGGAGCGTCGGCAGGATACCACAGTCGTGAATGAGGCGGAGGATGCCAGGAGGGAGCATACTAAAACAATGGAGAAATCTTATAGCTTTCTATCTGAAAGTTCTATTGGCTCATCACCATGGTCATCTATAGATTCTGAAGCAAGCATTTCATCTTCTATTTTGTCATATTCATCTGGCGACCTTTCTGGTTATGATACATCGCCTTTATTATCCTTGGTGCATCCAGAAATCCCTGTGAACGGAAAAGTATCTCTCAGAGGCAAATATTCAGTTACTAGTATATATGCTAATCAATTCTACATCCTTCGAAGAAAGTGCTGCCCATCTGAGCTTGCATATATTACTTCATTAAGCCGATGTAAGAAGTGGGATGCTCAAGGTGGAAAGAGTAAAGCTTTATTTGCGAAGACATTGGATGACAGGTTCATTATAAAGCAAATCAAGAAGACAGAATTTGAATCCTTCATAAAATTTGCCCCTGATTACTTCAAGCATGTTTACCATTCCTTAGACACTGGAAGCCAAACTTGCCTTGCCAAAATATTAGGAATCTATCAG GTTAAGCAGATAAGGCATGGCAAAGAGATAAAGATGGATCTGATGGTGATGGAAAATCTTATGTTTGGGCACAACGTTTCACGGATTTATGATCTTAAAGGTGCTATGTTTTCACGACACATCACCAACTCAAATGACCCTGACACTGTTTACTTGGATCAGAACTTTGTGGAGGACATGAATGTATCTCCAATCTATATTGGTGGAAGAACAAAACATCTCTTGCAGCGCGCAATCTGGAATGACACATCTTTTCTGACT TCGGTTAACGTTATGGACTATTCTCTGCTCGTTGGAGTGGACAAACAAAAGAATGAACTTGTGTTTGGCATTATTGATTATTTGAGGCAATATACTTGGGACAAGCAACTGGAGACATGGGCGAAGTCTTCTTTGGTACCGAAGAATGTTTTACCAACTGTAATTTCTCCCAAGGATTACAAGAAAAGGTTTAGAAAGTTCATGGGCAAGTACTTTCTAGCAGTTCCAGATACTTGGAGTCCTGAGAATTCTTCTGGGCCATACAAATCCTTTGGTCACAGCAATAACAAGTTGGCAGAAGCCCACAATGGCGATAACCTGCTTCAGCATCCAACTGAGGCTGATGCAAGAATCTAG